The nucleotide window attttgatggtcaaatttatttatgtttcactaatattcttgtaaaacttattatagatgatcacatttttttcttcaaatacaaaaattaaattacaatatagacaaaaaaaaagctttaaattataatatagccacaaaaaaaatagttttaaatttttttctttacaccaaggaatgaaagaaaaaaataaaacaagaataaaaaactcaaaattataataaaagaagtcaaaaaataatttatgtatgaaaaatattaaaatataccttgaactttgttagaagaatcatatatacccctaaataatttttaagaaaattaaaagtcaaaaatataaatttaaaactaattttttcactttcgttAAATGAAggatatatgtgagctcattttgtaactgtagggtatatgtgagccgtataatggtaagggtatatatgagtcactttcataacgagggcatatcagctccaaatgacaaagttgaaggTATATCAAGCgcttttccctttaaaaataataattagggTTGCCATTTGATTTTGACCATATCTGAGACCATGTTTGAGCTACATTCTGCTTCAAACTAActaattttaaactaatttgTATTAGTACTCTTACTGAGCAATAGGAGAGTTGAATTACTTGAAGGACGAGAATAGAATATTGTTGCCGAAAGTGGAATATTATGGTAAAATGTAAAAATTGGTTCCCTCTTATGCTAAAATGCAGAACTTTGTCCCTCTcttaaaaaattgacaaaaaaagaagagaaagttgTTCATCTGCCAAGGCCCAAGCTGAGTTGAGGTTGAATGCAGAAAAATGGCGCAATACTAATATAATTGATCCCACTGTCAGAGGTCTCTTCTTTCTAATTTTGGTTGGCCATGGAGGCTCGTTTTAAAGGATCGTTCATATCCCCTACCTTgctaatcttcttcttcttcttcctggTAAATCTTTCTCTCTGAGTAATATCGTTGCGCATCTAATTGGCCTTCTCTTTCTTCCTGAATCTCTATTCATTAATCGTGTTAGTGTCGCCCTGGATCTCGTAATTTTGAAAGAGGTTTACCGATATTGTTGTTGTCTtgttttttattcaaaattatattattggagCTTCACTTAGCTCTTTGTTCTCATTTTTATTCAGGTTGCACCTTCCCCAGTAGAATTGTCAAATGTATCATCACTGTAAGATCACTCCTTCTCTATACTTTGTAAATTTTGCTGCTGCAACTAATCAATGTTACCTGACTTCTCTTCCTCCTATTTTCAGTCGGGGAGAGCTGAAAGGTCTTTTCCCCTCATATGATTGTCCGCAATGCATTAATAGAAAGGTTAATAATACTTCTCTTTGTTTCTATGTGTCAGTCATGCTTCTACCATGTGATATTCCTATATATTGAACATCTTTATCCGCCTCAAATCCATGAAAATGTCCCAATAAAACTGCAGAATATTGTTACACCATCTGCTCTTATAGCACAAAACTAGAGTTCCTATATTAAGTTCATCCTCTGAAATCTGGTAATTGTTTAGGCAACTTTTTTGGTGCCAGTTCAAGCTATGCTGATCCTGGAGATCTGCATCACCTATCTTGTTTTTGTTATATTGAAAATCTGGTTGTGTTACAACCAGTACTTTATTAGCTGTGCAGTAATTATCCCTTTCTCAGAGAAAGAATTCAAACATCACTATCTGATGATATACTTGGAtgatcttttatttcttaaacgtAAATTAGGAAAGTGTTTTTTTGTTAACCTAGCTTTTAATTGGAgttgtctttttctttctcttttgacACAGCTTAAATTTCCTAATATTGCATTTGTAGAAATGTTGATATAATGCTAGGAAAAGGGACCAGAAAATTGTGCACTTGGCTCTCAGTATGATTACTTGAATGTTGAATAATGAGAGTTTATTTAGTTGATTTGAAAGCCATTATCTATATCTCATAAGATTTTTGCCTCTATGAAACACtgtcttttatttttgcatCCCATTTGCCTTATATGACATTAACTCTGAAATTTCTTTGCAGGAACATGGTCGAATTAGTGCTGCTCGTCCTGATGAGAAAGTAATCAACTGGTTTTGATTTCATAGAAACAGTATATAATGACTAGAAAATTCTTTTCTGCTTTagatttatttacttttaatcTATATATACCATATTATGATGATCTTCTGCCCTTAATGCAGAATATTGGCATCCTTGTAACATATACTGATGCTAATGGTGCTGTTAGAACTAGGAGCATAAACTCCAAGGACTTGTCAACTTCATGGATATGGAGGTATCCTAGTGATGAGGATGGTGATCACAAGAAGAGTTCCAAGGTCTGTGTTCACCGACCAGTTCTCAAACTTCCACAATTCCTCTACTTGGTGATATTAAATGGACAAAACACTTTGAAATGATGAGGATATAGTAGTTTTGAATTTGTTGATGTAGACTGCAACTTCTGTTTACTGCTTGTTCACAGGAAGTGGAAGGGAAGTCTCAGAAACCGGATAAACTTGAGGGCACTATTGATCACTCTAATGGAAACAAAAATCAGTATGGAGTTGTTGTGGAGCATAAATCAGCATCTGAGCTGCATCCAATCAAACTGAAGCGCCAGGTGGCGAATCTTATATCTCCACATTTGTCATGCATGTGCTTTTTCAGTCATTTGAATTCATAGATACTTCCTGGTTCTTCAGAGGCTAAGAAACGAAAGAAGGGAACGGCGGACTGCAGAGCTGATCGAACAAGATAAGGATATTGAAAACCAAATTCAAGACGCTGCTGTTGAGCGAGCTAAAGAGCTTGACACAACTAGCAAGGGTAAATACAATATATGGAGGAAAGAATATGAAAACCCTAATGCTGACTCTACCCTTAAACTTATGCGTGACCAAATCATCATGGCAAGAGCGTATGCTACCATTGCAAAAGCTAAGAATGAAGATTCTCTGTATGATTCTTTGATAAATCATTCTAGAGAAAGCCAGCTTGCAATTGGAGAAGCCACTTCTGATTCTGAACTTCAACCAAGGTTGGTGCTTTCCAGTTTTTGTTATTGAAGTTTAGATGTTAGGTTTTGTCTCTAATATTGGGTTTATCTACAGTGCACTTGACCGAGCAAAGGATATGGGCCATGTTTTAGCTGCTGCAAAGGATCAACTATACGATTGCATGACACTAGCAAGGAAACTAAGAGTCATGCTTCAGTCGGCCGAAACTGGTCTAAATATGCTGAAGAAAAGGAGTGCATTCTTGATACAGCTGGCTGCTAAAACTGTTCCCAGGCCTTTGCATTGTCTTCCTTTGCTTCTCACGACAGACTTCTTTATACGTCGATATAAAGAGAGAGAATTTCCGAACAAGGAAAAGCTTGAAGATCCTTCTCTGTTCCATTATGCAATATTTTCTGATAATGTACTTGCCACATCTGTTGTTGTAAACTCTACTATACTGCATGCGAAGGAGCCTGAAAAGCACGTTTTCCATATAGTGACAGATAAATTGAACTTCCCAGCTATGAAAATGTGGTTCCTTGTCAATCCTCCTGCTGCTGCAACAATTCACATTGAGAATGTCGATGACTTTACATGGCTAAATTCTACTTACTGCCCTGTACTACGTCAGCTTGAATCTGCTAGAATGATAGAGTATTATTTCAAGGCACATCAGTCGAACTCCCTTACATCTGGCACCGACAATCTTAAATATAGGAACCCAAAGTATTTGTCAATGCTGAATCATCTTAGGTTTTACCTTCCTGAAGTATATCCAAAGCTGGAGAAAATCTTATTTCTGGATGATGATATTGTAGTTCAGAAGGATCTGACACCTCTTTGGTCTGTCAACCTACAAGGGATGGTCAATGGTGCCGTGGAGACATGCAAAGAAAGCTTCCATAGATTTGATAAATATCTTAACTTTTCTAACCCGAAGATATCTGAAAACTTTGATCCAAATGCCTGTGGATGGGCTTTTGGCATGAATGTCTTTGATTTGAAGGAGTGGAGGAGGCGCAACATTACAGGAATATATCATTATTGGCAAGAAAGGGTAAGTTAATATTACATATTCTTAAGTTGGTGCTTCTAATCACAATTATCTGAATTCTTTTATATTATCATCATGAATCTTTCACAACTTCTTATTCATTTGTTTTCCATGACATGAACTCAGCACAATTTTACGAGGAAATGATCTCCTATGGCCAATTACAGTTGTATAGAAGATAATGACCCTACAAAGATATTATGCATTTATTTACCGATCTCTTATGTTATAAAAGGGCCATATAGCTATAAAAAAGAACATTTGCAATGGGCCATCAAACACATCTCCCCCAATTTCATATAGGTTTTCACGAGTTTAAGAGGTCCTGCTACGGGGATGGCTATAAGGCTAGAAAGGCATTGCCTTGATGTCCATTTTAGTTTTGATTAATCAAGTTTATATGATTTTACTGAAAATTAAGACAGTGCActaaactatattttatataaataaagatgTTGCTGCTTTGGATGGTCAAATAAGGTGAAAAGGCTGCAGATAAAAAATCTGAACTATGGAACTACTATCGAAAATAAATGTgcttaggggttgtttggtatgTGGGGTAATGATAATAAACCCAGGCTAAAATTTGGGATTTACTTTATTCCATATTTGGTTTGAAGTATTAGGTAATCCCGGGATAATTTAATCCCATTATTTGTACTAAAATGGTGTGATTAATATCCCATATAGAAGGTGGGATAAAATAATCCCATGGGATATCCTTGATTATCCCTTCCCGCGTACCAAACGATCCATGATCATGAAAAACAAAGAATTAAATGGAAGTATTTTTAGAAGACTGATGGGACTGAAACCTTGAGTTATTGCTGTAAGTACCATCGTTTGCTTGAGTGTAGATAGATGTTATGGAATCAAACTGAAGTGCCAAAATTTGCCAGGAAATGTACTTCCTACCTCCTGGTATTGGTGTCTCAGGCATGATTTTTAAGGTACTAGTTGAAGTTTAATTGTGTTTGAGTAAATGGGTTCATAAGTGGAGATAGAATTtgacttttttcaaatttgggcaTTGTTTAGTCTTCAAAATGATGGTGGATCCCAGATAATAGAATAATGGGAAATTAGAAGGCggataataatataaaatggaAGACAAGAAGGCTGTATGACATCAATGATGTCCGTGGACATTACAATGACTTGTTTAGGTTTTGAGTAGAGGTGATGAAATGGTACATTGATGAAAAGAGCTATATCAATTGCGACCCCTATTTCTAGTTTTGGAGAAACATCGTATTGTATAGTTGTATTAGGTTGCAGCTCTTGTTATTCTCAGTGCCTCCTCACCCCATAAAAGGAAAAGTTGCATACCCTATGCATGATTGCTCATTTTCCGTTGAGCTTTATCGCAATCTTCTAGAAAAATGAATGATTGCCTACTTAACAGGCTTTTTGCAACTCTTTCTATGATCTACCATGTCTAGAATGCATCTATCTACTCCCTTGACCTCTTGATTTGAGAAGTGAGGAAATTCAGTTGATTTTCTTCCAAAAATTGCTCCTGAACTGGAAAGGGCTAGCCTTAAAAAGTCAGTCTTCCATAGCAAGCTTCGCTCTTGCAAAGAGTAGTAATGCATTTGATGTTCAGGAGTACTTCTGTTAGAGGAGAAAAGTCATTTGCTATTTTAAGAAAATCTTCATCCTTGTGTGGTCTTTCAGCTGACTATGTTTTCCGTTGCAGAATGAGGATAGAACACTTTGGAAACTTGGCACCTTACCTCCAGGGTTAATAACTTTCTATAACTTGACTCATCCTTTGGATCGGAGCTGGCATGTCTTGGGTCTTGGCTATGATCCCGCCTTGAACAAAACAGAAATACAAAATGGGGCAGTTGTTCACTACAATGGAAATTACAAACCATGGTTGGATCTTGCAATTGCCAAGTACAAAGCTTATTGGTCTAGATATGtaatgttcaacaattcatacCTTCAACTTTGTAACATCAGGGAATAGTAAATTCATGTTTTTGCAAGTTAGTTTTGCTTATAATCAGTTTCTCTTACCCCTTGCGCTATCGGAAAAGGGGGAAAAAATCTTACTATAGTCAATCTTGAAGTTTCTGGTATCAAGAAATTTTGGGAGAGCATGGGCAAGCAACAGAGTACCCTAATGATGTTGTATGGGTGTACTTGTTTTTCGACATCTAACAAATTAGTGGCTATAACTTGAGAAGGATGATGCATATGGTTGTTTGTCCATTTTAGACTGTTTTGGCTGTTTCATATTGACCATCAGAAATAACTTGTAGATCCTTTGTGCTTACCTTCACTTGATAGACATTCCTCTGTGGAAAGCTAAACAGACCTCAAAGTTTGGATTAAAATTATGATTGAACCATAACAGCTGGTCCACCCATGCCTattaaacaatataaaatacaatatatatatatatatatactccctctgtcccaatttatgtggcacttgcGCAtcgaatcttcaattttttgaaatgaaatttatatatttgtaaactacgtaaaaagaactataagtcacaataattgataattcaaaatgctTAAAGGATCTATGAACAATTTatggtcaaagatagacttgtttgaatctcgaaattcgaaaagtgccacataaaatgggacggagggagtatatatatatatttctattgtaTTGAAGAGTGAAGAACAATGACGACCAAGGATAGTTTTGTAATATTAGGTTCATATAAGGGCAAAATAGTAATTGTGTTAGTCTAGAAGAATCCGGTTCTCTCTATTTCAAACTCCccaaaaaaaaagcaaaaaagtcACAACGACGCAGCTTGCATAAGCAACtcttctcttcatcttcttcaaatcAGTGAGTCACCAATAGCCAGGTATGGTTTCCTTTTAATATTTGGTTGAAGTTTTATCTGTTTCCttccattttttcaatttttgattcACCTTTGttcgatttgtttttttttttgcatttttgatCCCACTCGActttatcaacaaaaaatttcagACTTGAAGTTTCTCAAAAGAGTACCTCCTCAATCAATGGAGACTTGAACAGTTATCACCGTTGTTAGCTGCATATTGACAAATTTTATCTTAAATTATTATCACCAAGTTAAAGTGTTGTATTTTTTAGTTACTTTGAGATCATTAAAACTTTCTCTTAATAGTTAAAATCACTACCCTTTGTGCAAGTTTGAACAAAGGGTTGTCTTAAAAAGGGTACTTTGAAAGCATGTCATGTATAACAAGAAAATAGGGCTGTCTTTCTAAATTCTCTCCCTAttgttttagaatttttttttccagatgaTATGTTGCCTACATCTCAAGGATCTTATTAACTGATTTTACATTTCATATGCCTCTCAACATGCTTTAGTAGTTTTGTGGTCTCACAATGATATTTGCTTAAAAATAGtaagttttcttttcttctgGGTTATACAAAATTGACCGCAGATAAGTTGCTTATGCTTTgttctgcttttttttttttttttggtttgttgtGAAAAGAGACAATTGCAAAAGTAAGTACTACTCTTCGATGTCCCCTTTTTCGCTATTATATCATTTTATCACCATAATTATAGTATGAGTACCTTCTTTATTtgtatagagaaaaaaaataaaatttggtgtATGCTTAAAATGTAACCTTAGAAGAAgtttaataaagaaatatttgttGTATGAGAAACTTAATTAGATCATGATTTACTCGATCTAAAGATACTAACATGTCTATCTAAAAGTGGTGTAATTTTTTTGCATCCTTCTTGATATGAATTGTTTTTCCTCAATATTAAACATGACATGTTAAGTGATCAAAACTATATTTTGATTGTTGtgataattatttgttttttttgaaGACGTTGGTCTAGACTTATTAATCACTTCACATTATTTGTTCCATTTTGGAAACAAGCTTCAACTATGAATGTTTTTTAAAGATTCTTtatcttcaaaaatattatctGATGAGAAAAGTAgaaatttatttctttgtaGTTACTGTTACActgttaattttgttttattaaaaaattgctATAGAGTGtcaacaaaacaaattaaaagacattttttttttgtagaatatGATGTCTTCCACTCAGTATCCATGTAAAGAAACCATTGCTATTTTCAGGATAACTTCTATCGTTATCTCTGTATATTTTAGATGCACCAGCAGAACTTGTAATTTTTGGAATAGAAGTGTGGTGGGAGGCTTGGAGCTGACGTTAGggtattttcttttgattactATGGTGTTCCAGTCATCTTGTGCACACCGCTACTAATTCCATGAGGGGCCAACTATCTTCTACTAGCATCCATGAACGTATTAAGAATGTTAGAAACACATTCTTCTGTTATTTGTTGGTATTTATCGATATTGGTGATATAGATATGCTGCTTTTTCTACTtgtagttaaaaaaataatgatctaACTTGTGGATGATGGACTTAATGTACTTCATTAAATTGCTCAACTTTATGCTAATTTTGTGTAGCTTCCTAGATCTATCCAAGTGTAAAGATAGTAGAAGTTGGTCCAAGAGATATGACTgcataatgaaaaaattaaataagtcaaCGAATTTTCTGAGGCATTCACATGATAAGTAGGTAAAAGAAGTAGTTTCATGGTGAATTTCCTGCAGTTGAAGTTATATAGATGGATGTAGTTGCATTTGTATAGTTTTATCATGTTGTGTTGGATATGCTATTTCTAAAACTTGAAGTTGTAATTGATCGACTGAAATTGAGATATCTTGAAATCTATATTACTGagacttttaaaaattatcgtGGATACTtcaaaaataatacattttggAGAATCCAACATGAGAGTGGCAATATTTTGAGAGATTTCAAGCAACATGACCCAAAACATTACTGCAAGATTCACATATAAGCAACTATATAGATAAGAGGATTTAATATGTCGGCAGTAAATTCTATTGCTAACTAATATTATATTTCTACAACTCGAGTTATtactttttgaaattgaatatcTATGTTGGTATCAATACAATCTGATgtacttatttttttcatttggtgtGGCATTTGCAACTATCACTCTGCTCTATGCTGAGATATTTAGTGTTCCAAGAACACATAAGATATATTAACATGTAATTGAGTCTGGGCTTCCAGACAAGGACGCAAAAGTTATGTGCTTAAAGTATGTTGAACTTGAGAAGTGCCTAGAAGATATTGATCAAGCCCGTGCACTATACAAGCACTCATCTCAATTCACATACCCTAGATCTAACCCTAATTTCTAGAACAAGTGGCATGAGTTAGAGGTGCAGCATGGTAACAAGGATATCTTCCACGAGATGCTCCATGTAAAGAGGAGTGTATCTTCAAGCTACATCCAGGTAAAAAAATTGCCATCCTATTCTTCAGCTTTTCTTATGTCCCACACCTTGTAGGCTTGTATGGTTTGACAAGGTCATTGTAAACATCAAATTCTTTTACTGAttgttttttttcaagaaaaaaatgttgTCAATTTGTCATCAACTATAGTACGAGGGTTTATTCATTGAATTTTCTTCTGCAAAATGTATGTGCAATAGAGAAAACAAATGTCTCTTTTTACTTTATAACTCTCTAATATCTATTTTTGCACTCtgcttattttatatttttagttgattgaattattattttttggatctTTGAAGGTACTTCAAAACTCCTCCTCAAAAAATTTGGTTTGTGGAATAGCAAACATTGGCTACTGATATGGAAAGTATTGTGCGAGATGAATTTAGATGAAAGTGTAACTTACAACAATGGTCCCAACAACCTCCGAGTTACTTGTCTCAAGCTTTCGTATTACTGATAACAACTTATAGTGCAACAATTTGGAAGGAGCTAGCACAAGTTTCTTGATGACGACTCTTAAAGGGAATGTTTTATGAACATCTTAGAGGATAACAACTCTTAAATCAGATCGCTTCTTTCATGATTTTAAAATGGATGCGAGTCTCCTATACATTTTTTGTTCACGAGCTGTAGTTAGGCACCCTTATCTTTTGTACTTTGAATGAATTAACTAAATTCGACACCTATTGCCATGTTCTGATTTTTGAGTAGGGTGTTTGATGATAAAAtgctaattttttctttaaaaaacgAAAAGGAAACACTTGTAAACACATTGTAAATTTCCATATTGAGTTCTTTATCAACAGATTCTAAATCTGACTAACTCAATATTGAATTGATCGTAGATTCTGAATCTGACCAACTTAATATTGAATTGATCGTTGAAACTTAAGAGAAACGACAATGCACCTTAATAGTTTCTTATTGTGTggattgtttttattttattttattttattattattattattattattattattattattattattattattattatgtatgTAAGCCTAGGAATATGATCTGTTACTAAATGATGGGGTGTTATGTTTCTAAAATTAGGTTAATGAAAAGTATTTATTGCTACTTTGGATTTCAGACACATTTCTGGTAGATCAAGCACAACTGAAATAACATCAGAATTAAAAATGTTGGGAGCACGGGCAAAAAAtcatctagtatatatataaaagataacAAGAGTAGAGTAGAGTAGTGTAGTGAGTtgtgataataataatattgcatTGAAGGTGAAAGAGATTAGCCCATCTCTGTCTAAACTAAACTAAATGCGTGTTCGTTGGAACTCTAACTGGTGTAGTAAGTTAAGAGAATTACTATGTCATGGCAAATCTCAAGACGTTCTTCTCCACTACCGTGAATTGAACAAGACCGGGGTTGAGTTGCCGGACCATTCCGTTTTCCCTATCCTTTTCAAAGCATGTTTAAATCTCTCCGCTACACACGGCCACGGCGGCAACTCTATCCACGCCTCTCTGGTTAAGCAGGGATTCTTAGCTTTCACTTCCGTCGGTAATTCTATGATGGACTTCTATGCTAAATCTGGGGATTTGGGTTCTGCGCTTGTTGTTTTTAACTGCATGGGCAACAAAGATTCAGTTTCCTGGAATGTAATCATTCATGGGCACTTATTAGAGCGAGCTGCTTCTCCCCAAGGATTATGCTTCTTCACTCAGGCTTGGGCTGCAGGTTTTGAACCCAACATCTCCACTTTTGTACTTGTCATTCAGGCTTGTCGCAATCTTACAGCTTTTGAGGCTGGCCGGACGATCCATGCTTCTACCCTTCGTGCTGGGTATTCAAGTATTACTTCCATCCACAACTCGCTCCTCAGTTTCTATGCTCAATTCGGAATGCACCTTGCGCACAAcctttttgatgaaatgacTGAAAGAGACGTTATTTCTTGGAGTGTCATGATTGCTGCCTATGCCCAAAGTGAGAACGAAACAGTGCTTTCCCTGGAGTTTTTTCAACGGATGATTGACTTTGGGAAACCACCAGACGGACAATCTGTGGTAAGTGTACTCAAAGCCTGCACCAAATTGAAG belongs to Solanum stenotomum isolate F172 chromosome 1, ASM1918654v1, whole genome shotgun sequence and includes:
- the LOC125877968 gene encoding probable galacturonosyltransferase 3; the protein is MEARFKGSFISPTLLIFFFFFLVAPSPVELSNVSSLRGELKGLFPSYDCPQCINRKEHGRISAARPDEKNIGILVTYTDANGAVRTRSINSKDLSTSWIWRYPSDEDGDHKKSSKEVEGKSQKPDKLEGTIDHSNGNKNQYGVVVEHKSASELHPIKLKRQRLRNERRERRTAELIEQDKDIENQIQDAAVERAKELDTTSKGKYNIWRKEYENPNADSTLKLMRDQIIMARAYATIAKAKNEDSLYDSLINHSRESQLAIGEATSDSELQPSALDRAKDMGHVLAAAKDQLYDCMTLARKLRVMLQSAETGLNMLKKRSAFLIQLAAKTVPRPLHCLPLLLTTDFFIRRYKEREFPNKEKLEDPSLFHYAIFSDNVLATSVVVNSTILHAKEPEKHVFHIVTDKLNFPAMKMWFLVNPPAAATIHIENVDDFTWLNSTYCPVLRQLESARMIEYYFKAHQSNSLTSGTDNLKYRNPKYLSMLNHLRFYLPEVYPKLEKILFLDDDIVVQKDLTPLWSVNLQGMVNGAVETCKESFHRFDKYLNFSNPKISENFDPNACGWAFGMNVFDLKEWRRRNITGIYHYWQERNEDRTLWKLGTLPPGLITFYNLTHPLDRSWHVLGLGYDPALNKTEIQNGAVVHYNGNYKPWLDLAIAKYKAYWSRYVMFNNSYLQLCNIRE